One window from the genome of Candidatus Didemnitutus sp. encodes:
- a CDS encoding response regulator, which translates to MKILIADDLAQNRYMLEQLLTASGHRCVSVAHGREGLDRLRAESFDVIVSDILMPVMDGFQFCREVKSDAALRAVPFLFYTATYTGSADIEFGLQLGAAAYLLKPAEPEAILAALNNLAAPAAAATPPPADPADYLAQYNARLVQKLESKMHELERANAELLRTNLALSEEVGRRRAAERSARAASALQLATLESTADGILAVDARGRIIAWNRSFAELWGLPATELPTTSFSTLVANLCAQAADPGACALAWREHAVGGDAVGPETIWLADGRVFERLCRPLAGDDTGPGRVWTFRDVTERHRAEAHERALQSQLFELQKMEALGVLAGGVAHDFNNILTAIIGQTSLALSQLDQPQQAQPALTAVLKASERATDLVRQILAFSRRQEPVRQVFAVSDVVTDALKLAGPTLPAGIQLSVDLAPDIPDVRVDATQMHQVLMNLITNANHAMKGQGQIRVTARSATMTEDDVVDIRPGRYAVLSIGDTGPGIEPRLQRRIFEPFFTTKPAGQGTGLGLAVVHGIITSYGGHVEVRSTPGTGAEFLLYLPAADCHAQELKPAPAGALLLGAGQTILVAEDDRQVRDLVEAVLVRIGYHPVVCSSAEEALLKFSTAPGSFAALLTDLSMGGMSGIALARKVRQQRPRLPIVLMTGYLSFEEFDEEQPDKDFELLMKPCSPQSLSVALARALQVAP; encoded by the coding sequence ATGAAAATCCTCATCGCCGACGATCTCGCCCAGAATCGCTACATGCTCGAGCAGCTGCTCACGGCCTCGGGACACCGCTGCGTGTCCGTCGCGCACGGCCGCGAGGGACTGGACCGCCTGCGCGCGGAGAGCTTCGACGTCATCGTCTCCGACATCCTCATGCCGGTGATGGACGGCTTCCAATTCTGCCGCGAGGTGAAGTCCGATGCCGCGTTGCGCGCGGTGCCGTTCCTCTTCTACACCGCCACCTACACCGGGTCGGCCGACATCGAGTTCGGCCTGCAACTCGGCGCCGCCGCCTACCTGCTCAAGCCCGCCGAGCCCGAGGCGATCCTCGCCGCGTTGAACAACCTCGCCGCACCGGCCGCCGCCGCCACGCCGCCGCCCGCCGATCCGGCCGACTATCTCGCGCAATACAACGCCCGCCTCGTGCAGAAGCTCGAGAGCAAGATGCATGAACTCGAGCGCGCCAACGCCGAGCTGCTCCGCACCAACCTCGCCCTCAGCGAGGAAGTCGGCCGCCGCCGCGCCGCCGAGCGCAGCGCCCGCGCCGCCTCCGCGCTCCAACTCGCCACGCTCGAAAGCACCGCGGACGGCATCCTCGCCGTCGACGCGCGCGGCCGCATTATCGCGTGGAACCGGAGCTTCGCCGAACTGTGGGGCCTGCCCGCGACGGAGCTTCCGACCACGTCGTTCTCCACGCTGGTGGCAAACCTGTGCGCGCAGGCGGCCGATCCCGGCGCGTGCGCCCTGGCTTGGCGCGAGCACGCCGTCGGCGGCGATGCCGTCGGTCCGGAAACGATCTGGCTCGCCGACGGCCGCGTCTTCGAACGCCTCTGCCGCCCGCTCGCCGGCGACGACACCGGCCCGGGGCGCGTCTGGACGTTCCGCGACGTCACCGAGCGGCATCGGGCCGAGGCGCACGAGCGCGCGCTCCAATCGCAGTTGTTCGAACTCCAGAAAATGGAGGCGCTCGGCGTGCTCGCCGGCGGTGTCGCCCACGATTTCAACAACATCCTGACCGCGATCATCGGCCAGACCTCGCTCGCCCTCTCGCAACTCGACCAGCCGCAGCAGGCCCAGCCGGCGCTCACCGCCGTCCTGAAGGCCAGCGAACGCGCCACCGATCTCGTGCGCCAGATCCTCGCCTTCTCGCGCCGGCAGGAGCCCGTCCGGCAGGTTTTCGCGGTCAGCGACGTCGTCACCGACGCGCTGAAACTCGCCGGCCCCACGCTCCCCGCCGGCATCCAACTCTCGGTCGACCTCGCGCCCGACATCCCCGATGTGCGCGTGGATGCCACGCAGATGCATCAGGTGCTGATGAACCTCATCACGAACGCCAACCACGCCATGAAGGGCCAGGGCCAGATCCGCGTCACCGCCCGGAGCGCGACGATGACGGAGGACGACGTGGTGGACATCCGGCCCGGCCGCTACGCCGTCCTGTCCATCGGCGACACCGGCCCGGGCATCGAACCACGCCTGCAACGCCGGATCTTCGAGCCGTTTTTCACCACCAAGCCCGCCGGCCAGGGCACCGGTCTCGGCCTCGCCGTGGTCCACGGCATCATCACGAGCTACGGCGGTCACGTCGAAGTGCGCAGCACGCCGGGCACGGGCGCGGAATTTCTCCTCTACCTGCCGGCGGCGGATTGCCACGCGCAGGAACTCAAGCCGGCGCCCGCCGGCGCATTGCTGCTCGGCGCGGGGCAGACGATCCTCGTCGCCGAAGACGATCGCCAGGTGCGCGACCTGGTCGAAGCCGTGCTGGTGAGAATCGGTTATCATCCCGTGGTGTGCTCGTCGGCCGAGGAGGCGCTGCTGAAATTCTCGACCGCTCCCGGGAGCTTCGCCGCGCTGCTGACGGATCTCTCGATGGGCGGCATGAGCGGCATCGCGCTCGCGCGCAAAGTGCGCCAGCAGCGCCCGCGCCTGCCCATCGTGCTCATGACCGGCTACCTGTCGTTCGAGGAGTTCGACGAGGAGCAGCCCGACAAGGATTTCGAACTGCTGATGAAGCCCTGCTCGCCGCAATCGCTCAGCGTCGCGCTGGCCCGCGCATTGCAGGTCGCGCCGTAG
- a CDS encoding response regulator, whose protein sequence is MKPRVLLVEDNPANVYLATFLLEQHGFHVDLARNGVECLARVRAGPPPAVVLMDLQMPIMDGYETARELLADPETAVLPLVAVTAYAMAGDREKALAIGFRDYIEKPFDPLTFASRVAAHLPSPA, encoded by the coding sequence ATGAAACCCCGCGTGCTCCTCGTCGAAGACAACCCGGCCAACGTCTACCTCGCGACGTTCCTGCTCGAGCAGCACGGCTTCCACGTCGACCTCGCCCGCAACGGCGTCGAGTGCCTCGCCCGCGTGCGCGCCGGCCCGCCACCCGCCGTCGTGCTCATGGATTTGCAGATGCCGATCATGGACGGCTACGAGACGGCGCGCGAACTGCTCGCCGATCCGGAGACCGCCGTCCTGCCGCTCGTCGCCGTGACCGCCTACGCCATGGCCGGCGACCGCGAGAAGGCCCTCGCGATCGGCTTCCGCGATTACATCGAGAAACCCTTCGATCCGCTCACCTTCGCGTCGCGCGTCGCGGCGCACCTGCCCTCCCCCGCATGA
- a CDS encoding GAF domain-containing protein, which yields MTFAVQLLLMASFVAAGAVTYYFGRRAEEAHVSTVARQALVRASARLTGITSVAAAQHEVLMRALQANDGKTPLPEVLNALAPSFVARPTLAYVGIARAENGEYAMLERRTAGATLRHYIVRPDGHREIHVYEPDAAGRMHFRRTLPWNGYDPRTRPFYTDALAANRPVWTDSYLFRDNENQPATLGATLAAPWRDASGRLVGVTDVDFDTHSLSVFMQELQRDLPGRIFVMESRRDGTFRAVAHSDYVSRGDLRAEDFQREPAVPIVAEWLRRTATTPHQLDELLHFQLKDEDYVAGVDRLRGEGAPPWTVAIVMPRAAVAADLEFQLKLSWITLGLLAVAAVFGVRLITRSLASPLARLTGEVASLEPSLARDRPASEQGPEEIVRLARAFNDLAARVRTRQAELAAARETAEENATRLRRSNRALRQIAQAIAGRDHTEFWRESVRACAEALDVSRAAIWFREPGSPELRLLAMWDSATQKFIDNVVIDTEAHPEYWLALQRDGRIATHDAACDARTARLHREWLAHLPHVALFDSAIRVQGEIAGVFSFHHLQPGRSWTHEDEILVLGAADLVALELERSGRRALEASEAARAQRLARQHRALSRAAFSPELRGGQLAGAFRELCLVSTEALDVVRASVWLVRPGENRLWLMNEHDLVRGGHTQGAQIELAQIAGYWSALATGRRVAAADALHDPRTVELVAGRLQPRGVAALLDAGIFSRGELVGVVCFEHASGTRTWEPEEEIFASAIADLAALALEASARQLAEDEMERSRRRLQLLIDGTPLAAIDWNRQLRIIGWNPAAERLFGRPRDEVLGLDGFWMVAEHDRARLSGAWRELLAGRAYFVTRFENCRADGATVICDWHNTLLRDVDGEIMGVTSLVEDVTDRVRAEEQIRQLNANLEARVTARTAELAAANDKLKELDRLKSEFLATMSHELRTPLNSIIGFTGILKEGMAGPVNDEQRKQLALVYGSARHLLSLINDLLDLSRIEAGRLQLEAKEFPAGAVLRECVESLAPMVRLKALECRVDDRAPGLVLRSDRKRFLQIVMNLANNAVKFTERGSVVITLERADDGALLRVTDTGPGIDAEAQARLFRAFSQLDGSARRHHEGTGLGLYLCRKLAHLLGGEIGVESEVGRGSSFWVRLPLVAPFAGRTDNSIPPWS from the coding sequence ATGACCTTCGCCGTGCAGCTGTTGCTGATGGCGAGCTTCGTGGCCGCGGGCGCCGTCACCTACTACTTCGGACGCCGCGCCGAGGAGGCACACGTCTCCACCGTCGCGCGTCAGGCGCTCGTGCGCGCCTCGGCGCGGCTCACCGGCATCACCAGCGTCGCAGCCGCGCAACACGAGGTGCTGATGCGGGCCCTCCAGGCCAACGATGGGAAGACGCCCTTGCCCGAAGTGCTCAACGCGCTCGCCCCCTCCTTCGTCGCGCGTCCCACCTTGGCCTACGTCGGCATCGCCCGCGCGGAGAACGGCGAATACGCGATGCTCGAACGCCGCACCGCCGGCGCCACCCTCCGGCATTACATCGTCCGCCCCGACGGCCATCGCGAGATCCACGTCTACGAACCCGACGCCGCCGGCCGCATGCACTTCCGCCGCACGCTGCCGTGGAACGGCTACGACCCGCGGACCCGCCCGTTCTACACCGACGCCCTCGCCGCCAACCGGCCGGTGTGGACGGACAGCTATCTTTTCCGCGACAACGAAAACCAACCCGCCACGCTCGGCGCAACCCTGGCCGCACCGTGGCGCGACGCGAGCGGCCGCCTCGTCGGCGTGACGGATGTGGATTTCGACACGCACTCGCTGTCGGTCTTCATGCAGGAGCTGCAACGCGACCTGCCCGGCCGCATCTTCGTCATGGAGAGTCGGCGCGACGGCACATTCCGCGCGGTCGCCCACTCCGACTACGTTTCCCGCGGCGACCTGCGCGCCGAGGATTTCCAACGCGAACCCGCCGTGCCCATCGTCGCCGAGTGGCTGCGCCGCACCGCCACCACGCCGCATCAGCTCGACGAATTGCTCCACTTCCAATTGAAGGACGAAGACTACGTCGCCGGCGTCGACCGGCTGCGCGGCGAGGGTGCCCCGCCCTGGACCGTCGCGATCGTGATGCCTCGCGCCGCAGTGGCTGCCGACCTCGAGTTTCAGCTCAAACTCTCGTGGATCACGCTGGGCCTGCTCGCCGTGGCGGCCGTCTTCGGCGTGCGCCTCATCACCCGCTCGCTCGCCTCCCCGCTCGCGCGCCTGACCGGCGAAGTCGCCAGCCTCGAGCCCAGCCTGGCGCGCGATCGTCCGGCCAGCGAACAGGGCCCCGAGGAAATCGTGCGGCTCGCCCGCGCCTTCAACGATCTCGCGGCGCGCGTGCGCACACGGCAGGCGGAACTGGCCGCGGCGCGCGAGACCGCCGAGGAGAACGCCACGCGGCTCCGCCGCTCCAACCGCGCCCTCCGCCAGATCGCCCAGGCGATCGCTGGCCGCGATCACACCGAGTTCTGGCGTGAGAGCGTGCGCGCCTGCGCCGAGGCGCTCGACGTCTCGCGCGCCGCCATCTGGTTCCGCGAGCCCGGCAGCCCGGAACTGCGGCTGCTCGCCATGTGGGATTCAGCGACACAGAAGTTCATCGACAACGTCGTCATCGATACCGAGGCGCACCCGGAATACTGGCTCGCCCTCCAGCGCGACGGCCGGATCGCCACCCACGACGCCGCGTGCGACGCGCGCACGGCCCGGCTGCACCGCGAGTGGCTCGCCCACCTGCCGCACGTCGCGCTGTTCGATTCGGCGATCCGCGTGCAAGGCGAGATCGCCGGCGTGTTCTCATTCCACCACCTGCAACCCGGACGGTCCTGGACCCACGAGGATGAAATCCTCGTGCTCGGCGCCGCCGATCTCGTCGCGCTCGAACTGGAGCGCTCCGGCCGGCGCGCCCTCGAGGCGAGCGAGGCCGCGCGCGCGCAACGCCTCGCGCGCCAGCACCGCGCGCTCTCCCGCGCCGCCTTCAGTCCGGAGCTGCGCGGCGGCCAGCTCGCCGGCGCGTTTCGCGAGCTGTGCCTCGTCAGCACCGAGGCGCTGGATGTCGTGCGGGCGAGCGTGTGGCTGGTGCGCCCGGGCGAAAACCGCCTCTGGCTGATGAACGAACACGACCTCGTCCGCGGCGGGCACACGCAGGGCGCGCAAATCGAACTCGCCCAGATCGCCGGCTACTGGTCCGCGCTCGCCACCGGGCGGCGCGTCGCCGCGGCGGACGCGCTGCACGATCCGCGCACCGTGGAGCTCGTCGCCGGCCGCCTCCAGCCGCGCGGCGTGGCGGCGTTGCTCGACGCCGGCATCTTCTCGCGCGGCGAGCTGGTCGGCGTCGTCTGCTTCGAACACGCCTCCGGCACGCGCACCTGGGAACCCGAGGAGGAAATCTTCGCCTCCGCGATCGCCGATCTCGCCGCCCTGGCGCTCGAAGCCTCCGCGCGCCAGCTCGCCGAGGACGAGATGGAGCGCTCCCGCCGCCGCCTCCAACTGCTGATCGACGGCACGCCGCTCGCCGCCATCGACTGGAACCGCCAGCTGCGCATCATCGGCTGGAACCCGGCCGCCGAACGCCTGTTCGGCCGCCCGCGCGACGAAGTCCTCGGCTTGGACGGTTTCTGGATGGTGGCCGAGCACGACCGCGCGCGCCTCAGCGGCGCGTGGCGGGAATTGCTCGCGGGCCGCGCCTACTTCGTGACCCGTTTCGAGAACTGCCGCGCCGACGGCGCGACCGTGATCTGCGATTGGCACAACACGCTCCTGCGCGACGTCGACGGCGAGATCATGGGCGTCACCTCGCTCGTCGAGGACGTCACCGACCGTGTCCGCGCGGAGGAGCAGATCCGCCAGCTGAACGCGAACCTCGAGGCCCGCGTCACCGCCCGCACCGCCGAGCTCGCCGCGGCCAACGACAAGCTCAAGGAACTCGACCGGCTCAAATCCGAGTTCCTCGCCACCATGAGCCACGAGCTGCGCACGCCGCTGAACTCGATCATCGGCTTCACCGGCATCCTGAAGGAAGGCATGGCCGGTCCGGTGAACGACGAGCAGCGCAAGCAGCTCGCGCTCGTCTACGGCTCCGCGCGCCACCTGCTCTCGCTCATCAACGACCTGCTCGACCTCTCGCGCATCGAGGCCGGCCGCCTGCAACTCGAGGCGAAGGAGTTCCCCGCCGGCGCCGTGCTGCGCGAGTGCGTCGAATCGCTCGCCCCGATGGTGCGCCTGAAGGCGCTCGAGTGCCGCGTCGACGATCGCGCGCCCGGACTCGTGCTGCGCAGCGACCGGAAGCGTTTCCTCCAGATCGTGATGAACCTCGCCAACAATGCCGTGAAGTTCACCGAGCGCGGCAGCGTGGTCATCACGCTCGAGCGCGCGGACGACGGCGCGCTGTTGCGCGTCACCGACACCGGCCCCGGCATCGACGCCGAGGCGCAGGCGCGGCTGTTCCGCGCATTCAGCCAGCTCGACGGCTCCGCGCGCCGCCACCACGAGGGCACCGGCCTTGGCCTCTACCTCTGCCGCAAGCTCGCGCATCTGCTCGGCGGCGAAATCGGCGTGGAGAGCGAAGTCGGCCGCGGCTCATCGTTCTGGGTGCGGCTGCCGCTGGTGGCACCCTTCGCCGGCCGCACCGACAACAGCATTCCCCCGTGGTCATGA
- a CDS encoding polyprenyl synthetase family protein — MTRRTPASSRSPERALRAALHRHLPTSAGDERGLRAALRQGAEHPGKLVRGCAVLVAARHHGWPLRRAAQLAVAIEYFHTASLLLDDLPCMDDATVRRGRTCVHRLHGEATAILAALALINRAYALTHAALAAAPAAVRRRATALLDRALGPHGLVGGQALDLAFAGSTRSAALVSRIAARKTGALFSLAVLLPAELARPTRRERRALNALCVYWGQAYQIADDLADLAVEQAAPEKTRGRDRQLARPNLGLALGGARAVARLARLRGQAEQALRTLQTLGPARWSYLANLNAALLRRHRCGVDLQHCAA; from the coding sequence ATGACGCGCCGGACTCCCGCGTCCTCCCGCAGCCCGGAGCGCGCCCTGCGGGCGGCGCTGCACCGGCATCTGCCGACGTCGGCCGGCGATGAGCGCGGGCTGCGCGCGGCGTTGCGGCAGGGGGCGGAGCATCCGGGCAAACTCGTGCGCGGCTGCGCCGTGCTCGTCGCCGCGCGCCATCACGGCTGGCCGCTCCGGCGCGCCGCGCAGCTCGCCGTCGCGATCGAATATTTCCACACCGCCTCGCTGCTGCTCGACGACCTCCCCTGCATGGACGACGCGACGGTCCGCCGCGGCCGCACCTGCGTGCACCGCCTCCACGGCGAAGCCACCGCCATCCTCGCCGCACTGGCGCTGATCAACCGCGCCTACGCGCTGACGCACGCCGCGCTGGCCGCCGCGCCCGCTGCGGTGCGCCGGCGCGCGACCGCCCTGCTCGACCGCGCGCTCGGGCCGCACGGACTTGTCGGCGGCCAGGCGCTCGATCTCGCCTTCGCCGGCTCGACGCGCTCCGCCGCGCTGGTGAGCCGCATCGCCGCCCGGAAAACCGGGGCGCTGTTCTCGCTCGCCGTGCTGCTGCCGGCCGAGCTGGCGCGGCCCACGCGCCGCGAACGCCGGGCGCTGAATGCGCTGTGCGTGTATTGGGGCCAGGCCTATCAAATCGCCGACGACCTCGCCGATCTCGCCGTGGAGCAGGCGGCGCCCGAGAAGACCCGCGGGCGCGACCGTCAGCTCGCGCGGCCGAATCTCGGCCTCGCCCTCGGCGGCGCACGCGCCGTCGCCCGCCTCGCGCGGCTGCGCGGTCAGGCGGAACAGGCCTTGCGCACGCTGCAAACGCTCGGCCCGGCGCGGTGGAGTTATTTGGCAAACCTGAACGCGGCACTCCTGCGGCGGCACCGCTGCGGCGTGGACCTCCAGCACTGCGCGGCGTGA
- a CDS encoding YceI family protein: MKSRLLLLLAFALGANGLIAANHAVQFDPAQSTVDVTVKATIDSFTGKLAAYELTGAADDSGHIVAARLSFHFRDVLTGKPKRDAAMHEWQHTDQFPDASFELTAVTTAADGSSHASGKLTFHGVTRELDFPVTVAHAGATYAIDGEAPIDTREFGLPIIRMMGLLKVDPVVRVRFHFQGKLA, from the coding sequence ATGAAATCGCGTCTCCTTCTCCTCCTCGCCTTCGCCCTCGGTGCGAACGGACTGATCGCCGCCAACCACGCCGTCCAATTCGACCCCGCCCAATCCACCGTCGACGTCACCGTCAAGGCCACCATCGACTCGTTCACCGGCAAGCTCGCCGCCTACGAGCTCACGGGCGCCGCCGACGACAGCGGGCACATTGTCGCCGCGCGGCTGTCGTTTCACTTCCGCGACGTCCTTACGGGAAAACCGAAACGCGACGCCGCCATGCACGAATGGCAACACACCGACCAATTTCCCGACGCGAGCTTCGAGCTCACCGCCGTCACCACGGCGGCCGACGGATCGTCGCACGCCAGCGGCAAGCTCACCTTCCACGGCGTGACCCGCGAGCTGGACTTCCCGGTCACCGTCGCCCACGCGGGCGCGACCTACGCGATCGACGGCGAGGCGCCGATCGACACCCGTGAATTCGGCCTGCCAATCATCCGCATGATGGGACTGCTCAAAGTCGACCCGGTGGTGCGCGTGCGCTTCCACTTCCAAGGCAAACTCGCATGA